A stretch of Corynebacterium timonense DNA encodes these proteins:
- the glmS gene encoding glutamine--fructose-6-phosphate transaminase (isomerizing), translating to MCGIVGYVGERAALDVAVEALRRMEYRGYDSAGIAVAGEGGFDVVKRAGKLANLDDKIEEVGRDTLAGATAIGHTRWATHGRPTDDNAHPHVSFDGKVAIVHNGIIENFGQLREELEKSGVELTSDTDSETAAHLLALAYNSGETAGDFRASALKVLNRLEGAFTLLFLHADHPDRIIAARRSTPLMVGVGEGEMFLGSDVAAFIEHTKDAVELGQDSVVVIDKDSYEILNFDGSPAEGTPFTIDWDLEAAEKGGFDSFMMKEIFEQPAAVRDTLAGHWDGGRVTLDENNLSTADLASFNQVFVVACGSAYHSGLAAKYAIEHWVRIPVQIEVASEFRYRDPILDERTLVLAISQSGETADTLEAVRHAKAQGAKVLAVCNTNGSQIPRESDAVLYTHAGPEIGVASTKAFLAQVAANYIVGLALAQAKGTKYPDEVRQIWEELEAIPAKIEKVLATREQVAQISRTLGAVKTMLFLGRGVGFPIALEGALKLKELAYIHAEGFPAGELKHGPIALIEDDLPVVVIVPSPRGVSQLHSKIVSNIQEIRARGATTIVIAEEGDTAVEPYANWLVRIPQSPTIMQPLLATVPLQFLSADIARENGNEDIDKPRNLAKSVTVE from the coding sequence ATGTGTGGAATCGTGGGATACGTGGGCGAGCGGGCCGCGCTCGACGTCGCCGTCGAGGCGCTGCGGCGCATGGAGTACCGAGGCTATGACTCCGCCGGTATCGCGGTGGCGGGCGAGGGTGGCTTCGACGTGGTCAAGCGCGCCGGCAAGCTGGCCAACCTCGACGACAAGATCGAGGAGGTCGGCCGCGACACTCTGGCGGGCGCCACGGCGATCGGCCACACCCGGTGGGCCACCCACGGCCGGCCGACGGATGACAACGCGCACCCGCACGTGTCCTTCGACGGCAAGGTCGCGATTGTGCACAACGGGATCATCGAGAATTTCGGCCAGCTGCGCGAGGAGCTGGAGAAAAGCGGCGTCGAGCTGACCTCGGACACCGACTCGGAGACCGCGGCGCACCTGCTCGCGCTGGCGTACAACAGCGGCGAGACAGCGGGCGACTTCCGGGCCTCGGCGCTCAAGGTGCTCAACCGCCTCGAGGGCGCGTTCACGCTGCTGTTCCTGCACGCCGACCACCCCGACCGGATCATCGCGGCGCGCCGCTCCACCCCGCTCATGGTGGGCGTGGGCGAGGGCGAGATGTTCCTCGGCTCGGACGTCGCGGCGTTTATCGAGCACACGAAGGACGCCGTCGAGCTGGGGCAGGATTCGGTGGTGGTCATCGATAAGGACAGCTACGAGATCCTCAACTTCGACGGCTCCCCGGCCGAGGGCACCCCGTTCACCATCGATTGGGATCTGGAGGCCGCGGAGAAGGGCGGCTTCGACTCCTTCATGATGAAGGAGATCTTCGAGCAGCCCGCCGCCGTGCGCGACACGTTGGCCGGGCACTGGGACGGCGGGCGCGTCACCTTGGACGAGAACAACCTGAGCACCGCCGACCTGGCATCGTTCAACCAGGTCTTCGTCGTAGCCTGCGGCTCGGCGTACCACTCGGGGCTGGCGGCGAAGTACGCCATCGAGCACTGGGTACGCATTCCGGTGCAAATCGAGGTCGCCTCGGAGTTCCGCTACCGCGACCCCATCCTCGACGAGCGCACCCTCGTGCTTGCCATCTCGCAGTCGGGCGAGACCGCCGACACGCTCGAGGCGGTGCGCCACGCCAAGGCGCAGGGCGCGAAGGTGCTGGCGGTGTGCAACACCAACGGCTCGCAGATCCCGCGCGAGTCCGACGCGGTGCTCTACACTCACGCCGGCCCAGAGATCGGCGTTGCCTCGACGAAGGCGTTCCTCGCCCAGGTGGCGGCGAATTACATTGTCGGGCTGGCGCTCGCGCAGGCGAAGGGCACGAAATACCCGGACGAGGTCCGCCAGATCTGGGAGGAGCTGGAGGCGATCCCGGCGAAGATCGAGAAGGTGCTTGCAACGCGCGAGCAGGTCGCGCAGATCTCGCGGACGCTCGGCGCCGTGAAGACGATGCTCTTCCTCGGCCGGGGTGTGGGTTTCCCCATCGCGCTCGAGGGCGCGCTCAAGCTCAAGGAGCTGGCGTACATCCACGCGGAGGGCTTCCCGGCCGGCGAGCTCAAGCACGGGCCCATCGCGCTCATCGAGGACGACCTTCCCGTTGTGGTCATCGTGCCGAGCCCGCGCGGCGTGTCGCAGCTGCACTCGAAGATCGTGTCTAACATCCAGGAGATCCGGGCGCGCGGCGCGACAACCATCGTCATCGCGGAGGAGGGCGACACCGCTGTCGAGCCCTACGCGAACTGGCTGGTGCGCATCCCGCAGTCGCCGACGATCATGCAGCCGCTCCTGGCCACGGTGCCGTTGCAGTTCCTCTCGGCGGACATCGCGCGCGAGAACGGCAACGAGGACATCGACAAGCCGCGCAACCTGGCGAAGTCGGTCACCGTAGAGTAG
- the glmM gene encoding phosphoglucosamine mutase, which produces MTRLFGTDGVRGLANQVLTAPLALKLGAAAAVVLTENTSSGQRRPTAIIGRDPRVSGEMLAAAMAAGMASKGVDVLRVGVIPTPGLAFLTDDYGADIGVMISASHNPMPDNGIKFFSAGGRKLPDSVEDRIEEAMNHLDETGPTGTGIGRVIEEGADAQERYLAHLKEAVSTDLSGIKVVVDCANGAASVVAPKAYAAAGAEVVPIFNSPNAFNINDGSGSTHMDKIQAAVVEHGADLGLAHDGDADRCLAVDARGTIVDGDQIMAILATGMKERSSLHENTLVATVMSNLGLKLAMEREGIEVKQTKVGDRYVLEELGRGDYSLGGEQSGHIVIPAHATTGDGTLSGLTLMARMAETGRSLADLASVMTVLPQVLINVPVSNKALILDDESVRSGISAAEAELGESGRVLLRPSGTEELFRVMVEAADPEVARRVAGQLAAVVAAV; this is translated from the coding sequence ATGACTCGATTGTTTGGAACCGACGGTGTCCGCGGCCTGGCCAACCAGGTGCTCACCGCCCCGCTCGCGCTCAAGCTGGGCGCGGCGGCGGCGGTCGTGCTCACGGAGAATACGAGCTCGGGCCAGCGCAGGCCCACGGCCATCATCGGCCGGGACCCCCGCGTGTCGGGGGAGATGCTTGCCGCGGCCATGGCGGCCGGGATGGCGTCGAAAGGCGTCGATGTGCTTCGTGTCGGCGTGATCCCGACGCCTGGCCTGGCGTTTCTCACCGACGACTACGGCGCGGATATTGGGGTGATGATCTCCGCCTCGCACAACCCGATGCCCGACAACGGCATTAAGTTTTTCTCCGCGGGCGGCAGGAAGCTGCCGGATAGCGTGGAAGACCGCATCGAGGAGGCGATGAATCACCTCGACGAGACGGGCCCGACCGGCACCGGCATCGGGCGCGTTATCGAGGAGGGGGCGGACGCACAGGAGCGCTACCTTGCGCACCTCAAAGAGGCGGTGAGCACGGATCTGAGCGGGATCAAAGTGGTCGTCGACTGCGCGAACGGCGCCGCCTCCGTCGTCGCGCCCAAGGCCTACGCCGCGGCCGGTGCGGAAGTCGTGCCCATCTTCAACTCCCCGAACGCTTTTAACATCAACGACGGCTCCGGTTCGACCCACATGGACAAGATCCAGGCGGCAGTCGTCGAACACGGTGCCGACCTCGGGCTTGCCCACGACGGGGATGCGGACCGCTGCCTTGCCGTCGACGCCCGCGGCACGATTGTCGACGGCGACCAAATCATGGCCATCCTCGCCACGGGCATGAAGGAGCGCTCGAGCCTGCACGAAAACACTCTCGTGGCCACGGTCATGAGCAACCTGGGGCTCAAGCTCGCAATGGAGCGCGAGGGCATCGAGGTTAAGCAGACGAAAGTCGGCGACCGCTACGTCCTCGAGGAGCTCGGCCGCGGCGACTACTCCCTCGGCGGCGAGCAGTCCGGCCACATCGTCATCCCCGCCCACGCGACGACTGGCGACGGCACACTCTCCGGCCTCACACTCATGGCGCGCATGGCGGAGACCGGCCGCAGCCTCGCAGACCTGGCGAGCGTGATGACGGTGTTGCCGCAGGTGCTCATCAACGTGCCGGTGTCCAACAAGGCGCTCATCCTTGACGACGAATCCGTGCGGTCCGGGATCAGCGCAGCGGAAGCGGAGCTCGGCGAGTCGGGCCGTGTGCTGTTGCGCCCGTCCGGGACGGAGGAGCTGTTCCGGGTCATGGTGGAGGCCGCCGACCCCGAGGTGGCGCGCCGGGTCGCGGGACAGCTCGCAGCGGTCGTCGCGGCCGTGTAG
- the rpsI gene encoding 30S ribosomal protein S9: MTEPNNYAEENLGAATDIEAATAATEEFNYTIGDAIAPEVDAESEDAVEVAPLHEGPIQTVGRRKRAIARVTVTEGEGVIVVNGREFEDYFPNKLHQQDILTPLTLLEREGQFNIKATINGGGPTGQAGALRLAIARALNVYNPAERPTLKKAGLLTRDARAVERKKAGLHKARRAPQYSKR, translated from the coding sequence ATGACCGAACCGAACAACTACGCAGAAGAGAACCTCGGCGCTGCCACCGACATCGAGGCAGCCACCGCCGCTACCGAGGAGTTCAACTACACCATCGGTGACGCGATCGCCCCCGAGGTCGACGCTGAGTCCGAGGACGCCGTCGAGGTCGCCCCCCTCCACGAGGGCCCGATCCAGACCGTCGGCCGCCGCAAGCGCGCCATCGCCCGCGTCACCGTGACCGAGGGCGAAGGCGTCATCGTGGTTAACGGCCGCGAGTTCGAGGACTATTTCCCGAACAAGCTGCACCAGCAGGACATCCTCACCCCGCTGACCCTCCTGGAGCGCGAGGGCCAGTTCAACATCAAGGCCACCATCAACGGCGGCGGCCCGACCGGCCAGGCCGGTGCCCTGCGCCTGGCTATCGCCCGCGCCCTCAACGTCTACAACCCGGCTGAGCGCCCGACTCTGAAGAAGGCCGGCCTGCTCACCCGTGACGCCCGCGCCGTCGAGCGCAAGAAGGCCGGCCTGCACAAGGCCCGCCGCGCTCCGCAGTACTCCAAGCGTTAA
- the rplM gene encoding 50S ribosomal protein L13: protein MSTYHPKSGDITRAWYVIDATDVVLGKLASTAADILRGKHKPQFAPNVDTGDHVIVINADKVHISSNKRDREMRYRHSGYPGGLKSMTLGRALDERPDRVIEEAVRGMMPHNRLSRQSIKKLHVFVGSEHPYAAQKPETFEFKQVAQ, encoded by the coding sequence ATGTCTACTTACCACCCGAAGAGCGGTGACATCACCCGCGCGTGGTACGTCATCGACGCCACTGACGTGGTGCTGGGCAAGCTTGCTTCCACCGCAGCTGACATCCTGCGTGGCAAGCACAAGCCGCAGTTCGCACCGAACGTCGACACCGGCGACCACGTCATCGTGATCAACGCCGACAAGGTCCACATCTCCTCCAACAAGCGCGACCGCGAGATGCGCTACCGCCACTCCGGCTACCCGGGTGGTCTGAAGTCCATGACCCTGGGTCGTGCACTTGACGAGCGCCCCGATCGCGTTATCGAGGAGGCAGTGCGCGGCATGATGCCGCACAACCGCCTTTCCCGCCAGTCCATCAAGAAGCTTCACGTCTTCGTCGGCTCCGAGCACCCCTACGCCGCTCAGAAGCCGGAAACCTTCGAGTTCAAGCAGGTGGCACAGTAA
- a CDS encoding WXG100 family type VII secretion target has protein sequence MEIKYGFGQLSGAAQDMDASAAAIEAQLNDLKSLLQPLVTTWQGEAAEAYAAHQQKWDQAAEELNTILRTIAATVEEGNSRMQAVNAAAAASWG, from the coding sequence ATGGAAATCAAGTACGGCTTTGGCCAGCTTTCCGGAGCGGCCCAGGATATGGACGCCTCCGCCGCGGCGATCGAGGCGCAGCTCAACGACCTGAAGAGCCTGCTCCAGCCCCTGGTCACCACGTGGCAGGGCGAGGCCGCCGAGGCCTACGCCGCCCACCAGCAGAAGTGGGACCAGGCGGCCGAGGAGCTCAACACGATCTTGCGCACCATCGCAGCCACGGTGGAAGAGGGCAACAGCCGCATGCAGGCCGTGAACGCGGCCGCGGCCGCGAGCTGGGGCTAA
- a CDS encoding WXG100 family type VII secretion target produces the protein MGQFTTEADVMRSAAERVDETNSSVNLEIDRVQQVAESTRSFWAGEAQRSFDELMVRYDDAQRRLGEALSAIAVNIRDNATNYEGADASTTDDLRSISAGLAL, from the coding sequence ATGGGACAGTTCACAACCGAAGCAGACGTGATGCGCTCGGCCGCCGAGCGCGTCGACGAGACCAACAGCAGCGTCAACCTCGAAATCGACCGTGTCCAGCAGGTCGCGGAATCGACCCGATCCTTCTGGGCAGGTGAGGCCCAGCGCAGCTTCGACGAGCTCATGGTGCGCTACGACGACGCGCAGCGCCGCCTCGGCGAGGCGCTCAGCGCCATCGCTGTCAACATCCGCGACAACGCGACGAACTACGAGGGCGCCGACGCGTCCACCACAGACGACCTGCGTTCCATCTCCGCGGGGCTCGCCCTGTAG
- a CDS encoding type VII secretion-associated protein yields MSGPDLSITITRDVVIFDGAARLYRYDRPSPAEIASYVRSVFGPDPGGAVVHVVAEEGDVDALDQALAGYDIVLTAERPREEPENPEDHTLAPAGEEVEITRPQPRVARTGSPWVLPAVVIAVVLVIGAAIWGTVALGADEPPAATTAPSSEQASPSVQAPPSAPAPARVVIVREGLSVEVPPGFSVAPDAEMWRATGPDPDFRLQLAVEELYQLPPEEMIAQVLRDIEADPEVELVSNDGSVVQYLQRSPDGSEAMWKTWAHSGRQLFVGCHTRTAPTTVQQATCRMAMDSASFDSSAADPPA; encoded by the coding sequence GTGAGCGGGCCCGACCTCAGCATTACGATCACCCGCGATGTCGTCATCTTCGATGGCGCCGCCCGCCTCTACCGCTACGACCGGCCCTCCCCGGCGGAGATCGCGAGCTACGTGCGCAGCGTCTTCGGGCCCGACCCAGGCGGCGCGGTGGTGCACGTCGTCGCGGAGGAGGGCGACGTCGACGCGCTCGACCAGGCGCTGGCCGGCTACGACATCGTTCTCACCGCCGAGCGGCCCCGGGAAGAACCGGAAAACCCGGAGGACCATACCCTCGCCCCGGCGGGTGAGGAGGTGGAGATCACCCGCCCGCAGCCCCGCGTCGCACGGACGGGATCACCGTGGGTGCTGCCCGCCGTCGTCATCGCCGTGGTCCTCGTCATCGGGGCGGCGATCTGGGGCACGGTCGCGCTGGGCGCGGACGAACCGCCGGCGGCCACCACGGCGCCATCGTCGGAGCAGGCCTCCCCGTCGGTGCAGGCCCCACCGTCTGCCCCGGCCCCTGCGCGGGTCGTCATTGTGCGCGAGGGCTTGAGCGTCGAGGTACCACCGGGTTTTAGCGTGGCCCCCGACGCGGAGATGTGGCGGGCGACGGGGCCGGACCCGGATTTCCGCCTGCAGCTCGCCGTCGAGGAGCTCTACCAGCTGCCGCCCGAGGAGATGATCGCCCAGGTGCTGCGCGATATCGAGGCCGACCCCGAGGTGGAGCTGGTGAGCAACGACGGCTCCGTCGTGCAGTACCTCCAGCGTTCGCCGGACGGGTCGGAGGCGATGTGGAAGACGTGGGCGCACTCCGGCAGACAGCTCTTCGTGGGCTGCCACACTCGGACCGCGCCGACGACGGTGCAGCAGGCGACCTGCCGCATGGCCATGGATTCCGCGTCGTTCGACTCGTCGGCGGCGGATCCGCCCGCCTAG
- a CDS encoding type VII secretion protein EccC, producing the protein MLGLDHNAVLVPLSPQAAEPAPALPTGALTAEGVPAAQKATPPPLVKILMPIVVLAAVGAMVAIMALSGRGVSPMMMLFPLMMLVGLLMMVAPPDKTSNIDETRRVYLRHLDALAARARANAVKQRAHALHFHPDPALLLAATPTWRVWERGADSPRAGEVRIGLGDSALCTPIDVADPGSPEDLDPVCAVSLRRTVAAVGTVPGMPIVVQLAAFPTLTLAGPTALGVARALLAQLAFFHGPEAVGVVNRHADPSLEWTKWLPHTAAPERAWLTVVLADAASAHAALADPAASCVIVIDDDPDYVVDEDAFNLVCGEDIRARTEAGEELLGTPDALGAAEALLIARHLAFYRRPAEGSATASSGLLDMLGIADVDQLDAHTMWGGRAGTRQHLTVPFGVSPDGQPVYLDLKEAAHGGMGPHGLCIGATGSGKSEFLRTLVVALAATHSPEELNLVLVDFKGGATFLGCEALPHTSAVITNLAEESFLVERMHDAISGELNRRQELLRAAGNVSNITDYAAARAHDPTLEALPALLIVVDEFSELLSQHPHFADLFVAVGRLGRSLGVHLLLASQRLEEGRLRGLDSHLSYRIGLKTFSSAESRQVLGVPDAHELPAEPGSGFLSTGPGELTRFRAAYVSGPVTRHVEHQVPGEGPRVQLFDGWSDPSHTAPETHQVVDESTTVLSAVVDAAARTARERGLRAHTVWLPPLPASIELAAVCEEAGFLRAVIGLTDEPYKQRQEHFVVDLSAAGGHLAIVGGPQTGKSMALTTLVASLAATHTTEQVAVYAIDAGAGRLEGLEVLPHVAGVAPRENEEKVRRVVAEVAGFIDDPATLGGRHAILIVDGWHAVAGTESPLADLRDELTRIAADGPAAGVHLVLTAQRWSAVRATVRDLIGTRVELRLTEAHDSLLDRKAQASLPASPGRGLSPEGTPMLIAATYPQDLAHIAARAAGQTPVPRLKVLPAHVSVHPLLDATPNALPLGVGGPRLEPLACASGHLLAFGTGGSGKSTLLASAIEVVARWPREEARLVIVDPRRTHLGRAPDEMVAAYAATSSAAAEALAAAATTLSQRLPGADVTAEQLAARSWWQGPDIWVVIDDLDLVADEVLRPLIPLLPHARDVGLHLVVARKFGGVARALYGGFLGAAKDLAPDVMLFDATRDEGTIFGVRPSAHKPGRATLVRGSDVVGTVQVAAPYGEGGTL; encoded by the coding sequence GTGCTAGGGCTTGATCACAACGCTGTTTTGGTGCCGCTGTCGCCGCAGGCCGCGGAGCCAGCCCCGGCGCTGCCCACGGGCGCGCTCACCGCCGAGGGGGTGCCGGCGGCGCAGAAGGCCACGCCGCCGCCGCTCGTCAAAATCCTCATGCCTATCGTCGTGCTGGCCGCGGTGGGGGCGATGGTGGCCATCATGGCGCTGTCGGGGCGCGGGGTGAGCCCGATGATGATGCTTTTCCCCCTCATGATGCTCGTCGGCCTGCTCATGATGGTCGCGCCGCCGGACAAGACGAGCAACATCGACGAAACTCGCCGAGTCTACCTGCGCCACCTCGACGCGCTCGCGGCGCGGGCCCGCGCCAACGCCGTCAAGCAACGCGCGCACGCGCTGCACTTTCATCCCGACCCGGCGCTGTTGCTCGCCGCGACGCCGACGTGGCGGGTGTGGGAACGCGGCGCAGACTCCCCGCGCGCCGGGGAGGTGCGCATCGGGCTCGGCGACAGCGCGCTGTGCACCCCCATCGACGTCGCCGACCCGGGCTCGCCCGAGGACCTCGATCCCGTGTGCGCGGTGAGCCTGCGACGCACCGTGGCCGCCGTGGGCACGGTGCCCGGCATGCCGATCGTCGTGCAGCTCGCCGCCTTTCCCACCCTGACCCTGGCCGGGCCGACTGCGCTCGGCGTGGCGCGGGCCCTGCTGGCCCAGCTCGCCTTCTTCCACGGCCCGGAGGCTGTGGGAGTGGTCAACCGCCACGCAGACCCTTCCCTGGAGTGGACGAAATGGCTGCCGCACACCGCCGCCCCCGAGCGCGCCTGGCTGACGGTGGTGCTCGCCGACGCGGCCAGCGCCCACGCGGCGCTGGCGGATCCCGCGGCCAGCTGCGTCATCGTCATCGACGACGACCCCGACTACGTGGTCGACGAGGACGCCTTCAACCTCGTGTGCGGCGAGGACATCCGAGCGCGCACGGAGGCGGGGGAGGAGCTTCTGGGCACCCCGGACGCCCTCGGCGCGGCAGAGGCGCTGCTCATCGCCCGCCACCTGGCCTTTTACCGCCGCCCGGCCGAGGGTTCCGCGACGGCGTCGTCGGGGCTGCTGGACATGCTCGGCATCGCCGACGTGGACCAGCTCGACGCCCACACGATGTGGGGCGGCCGCGCGGGCACGCGCCAGCACCTCACCGTCCCCTTCGGCGTCAGCCCGGACGGCCAGCCCGTCTACCTCGACCTGAAGGAGGCCGCGCACGGCGGCATGGGCCCGCACGGGCTGTGCATCGGGGCGACGGGCTCCGGCAAGAGCGAGTTCCTGCGTACCCTCGTTGTCGCGCTCGCGGCGACGCACTCGCCGGAAGAGCTCAACCTCGTCCTCGTGGACTTCAAGGGCGGTGCCACCTTCCTCGGCTGCGAGGCGCTGCCGCACACCTCCGCCGTGATCACCAACCTCGCCGAGGAGTCTTTCTTGGTCGAGCGCATGCACGACGCGATCTCCGGCGAGCTCAACCGCCGCCAGGAGCTGCTGCGCGCCGCGGGAAACGTCTCCAACATCACCGACTACGCCGCCGCCCGCGCGCACGACCCGACGCTGGAGGCGCTGCCGGCGCTGCTCATCGTGGTCGACGAGTTCTCCGAGCTGCTCAGCCAGCACCCGCACTTCGCCGACCTGTTCGTGGCGGTGGGCAGGCTCGGCCGCTCGCTCGGCGTTCACCTCCTGCTCGCCTCCCAGCGCCTCGAGGAGGGGCGGCTGCGCGGCCTCGATTCGCATCTGTCGTACCGCATCGGCCTGAAGACGTTTTCCTCCGCCGAGTCGCGCCAGGTCCTCGGGGTGCCGGACGCGCACGAGCTGCCCGCCGAGCCGGGCTCCGGCTTCCTGTCCACCGGCCCCGGCGAGCTCACCCGTTTCCGCGCCGCCTACGTCTCCGGGCCCGTGACCAGGCACGTCGAGCACCAGGTGCCGGGGGAAGGCCCGCGCGTGCAGCTTTTCGACGGCTGGTCGGACCCGTCGCACACCGCCCCCGAAACCCACCAGGTCGTCGACGAGTCCACTACCGTCCTGTCTGCCGTGGTTGACGCGGCGGCGCGCACCGCGCGGGAGCGGGGGCTGCGCGCCCACACCGTGTGGCTGCCGCCGCTGCCCGCCTCGATCGAGCTGGCCGCGGTGTGCGAGGAAGCGGGGTTCCTCCGCGCCGTGATCGGGCTGACGGACGAGCCCTACAAGCAGCGCCAGGAGCATTTCGTGGTCGACCTGTCGGCGGCGGGCGGGCACCTCGCCATCGTCGGCGGGCCCCAGACGGGCAAATCGATGGCGCTGACCACGCTGGTCGCCTCGCTGGCGGCGACGCACACCACGGAGCAGGTCGCGGTCTACGCCATCGATGCCGGGGCGGGCCGGCTCGAGGGGCTTGAGGTTTTGCCGCACGTCGCGGGCGTGGCCCCGCGCGAGAACGAGGAGAAGGTGCGCCGCGTGGTGGCGGAGGTCGCCGGGTTCATCGACGATCCGGCCACCCTCGGCGGGCGCCACGCCATCCTGATCGTCGATGGCTGGCACGCGGTGGCGGGGACAGAATCGCCGCTGGCCGACCTGCGCGACGAGCTCACGCGCATCGCGGCGGACGGACCGGCGGCCGGGGTGCACCTGGTGCTCACCGCCCAGCGCTGGAGCGCGGTGCGCGCCACCGTCCGCGACCTCATAGGCACCCGCGTGGAGCTGCGCCTGACGGAGGCGCACGATTCGCTGCTCGACCGCAAGGCCCAGGCCAGCCTGCCCGCATCACCCGGCCGCGGCCTGTCGCCGGAGGGCACCCCGATGCTGATTGCGGCCACGTACCCGCAGGACCTCGCGCACATCGCCGCGCGCGCGGCCGGGCAGACCCCCGTGCCGCGCCTGAAGGTCCTGCCCGCCCACGTGTCCGTGCATCCGCTTCTCGACGCCACCCCGAACGCCCTTCCCCTCGGCGTGGGCGGGCCCCGCCTCGAGCCGCTCGCGTGCGCCTCCGGCCACCTGCTGGCCTTCGGAACCGGCGGCAGCGGTAAGTCCACGCTGCTGGCTAGCGCCATCGAGGTCGTCGCGCGTTGGCCCCGGGAGGAGGCGCGCCTGGTCATCGTCGACCCGCGCCGCACCCACCTCGGCCGCGCTCCGGACGAGATGGTCGCCGCCTACGCCGCGACCTCGTCCGCGGCGGCGGAGGCTCTCGCGGCGGCCGCCACGACACTGAGCCAACGCCTGCCCGGCGCCGACGTCACCGCCGAGCAGCTCGCCGCACGCTCGTGGTGGCAGGGGCCGGACATCTGGGTCGTCATCGACGACCTCGACCTGGTCGCCGATGAGGTGCTGCGGCCCCTGATCCCGCTGCTGCCGCACGCCCGCGACGTGGGCCTCCACCTCGTCGTAGCCCGCAAGTTCGGCGGGGTGGCGCGCGCCCTCTACGGCGGCTTCCTCGGGGCAGCCAAGGACCTCGCGCCCGACGTCATGCTTTTCGACGCCACCCGCGACGAAGGCACCATCTTCGGTGTACGCCCGAGCGCGCACAAACCGGGCAGGGCGACGCTCGTGCGCGGCAGCGACGTGGTGGGCACCGTGCAGGTGGCCGCGCCCTACGGCGAGGGAGGAACGCTGTGA
- the eccD gene encoding type VII secretion integral membrane protein EccD → MVATSAHHVVRVTVRIDVVSFHRDVDLTLPTSSTLSEVFPELARMVELPEVHRPWQATTVAGAPLDMNTPLYQHKLRDGSVIVLRPQELVHPPVVRDAAESLAAAADGAASLRGLDAVTSLVGCAVLAAAVAPFIGVVAACAGAAAAAAVLGLYSGSRLLYLAGALAASAACGAWVAGPPAQWAATDPALGVLAAAATLAVLTGGGVLVSLLDAPTTAASLTTALLCAAAAAGAWLPSPSAPAAVAVTGALLAAAAAPGVATRAAGLRVPRIPTAGEELAAADGYQPDVDARARRARATLAGIAVGCALVAAPALVWLAWDADVWATVLCLCVLGAVAFHATRHHYRVPRVALSAIALAAALACGIAAARMEPTHPAAVVLAGIVGLACASAVAWAPRLPDLEPTTVVWLERAEAVALVAALPVAAYVVGVFDLVRGF, encoded by the coding sequence ATGGTTGCTACGTCTGCGCACCACGTCGTGCGCGTCACCGTCCGCATCGACGTCGTGTCCTTCCACCGCGACGTCGACCTGACCCTTCCTACGTCGTCGACGCTCAGCGAGGTCTTTCCCGAGCTCGCGCGGATGGTGGAGCTGCCCGAGGTCCATCGCCCCTGGCAGGCGACGACCGTCGCGGGCGCGCCGCTGGACATGAACACGCCGCTGTACCAGCACAAGCTTCGCGACGGCAGCGTGATCGTCCTCCGCCCGCAGGAGCTCGTGCATCCGCCGGTCGTGCGCGACGCCGCCGAATCGCTGGCCGCGGCCGCCGACGGCGCCGCCTCCCTCCGCGGACTCGACGCCGTGACCTCCCTCGTCGGCTGCGCGGTGCTCGCCGCCGCCGTGGCTCCCTTCATCGGGGTGGTGGCGGCATGCGCGGGCGCGGCGGCCGCCGCTGCCGTGCTGGGCCTGTACTCGGGGTCGCGGCTGCTCTACCTCGCCGGCGCGCTCGCCGCCTCCGCCGCGTGCGGGGCGTGGGTGGCCGGCCCGCCCGCCCAGTGGGCGGCGACAGACCCGGCCCTCGGGGTCCTCGCCGCCGCGGCCACCCTCGCCGTGCTCACGGGCGGCGGGGTGCTCGTCTCGCTTCTCGACGCCCCCACCACCGCCGCCAGCCTCACCACCGCCCTCCTTTGCGCCGCGGCGGCCGCGGGGGCGTGGCTGCCCTCCCCCTCCGCCCCGGCCGCCGTCGCGGTCACCGGCGCGCTGCTCGCCGCCGCGGCAGCGCCCGGTGTGGCCACCCGCGCCGCCGGCCTGCGGGTTCCACGCATCCCCACAGCCGGGGAAGAACTTGCCGCGGCGGACGGCTACCAGCCGGATGTCGACGCCCGGGCGCGCCGGGCCCGCGCGACCCTGGCGGGCATCGCCGTCGGCTGCGCGCTCGTCGCGGCTCCTGCGCTCGTGTGGCTGGCGTGGGACGCCGACGTCTGGGCGACCGTGCTGTGCTTGTGCGTGCTCGGCGCGGTGGCCTTCCACGCCACCCGGCACCACTACCGCGTGCCGCGGGTGGCCCTGAGCGCCATCGCTCTGGCCGCGGCGCTCGCCTGCGGCATCGCGGCGGCGCGGATGGAGCCGACCCACCCGGCCGCCGTGGTGCTCGCCGGGATCGTGGGCCTCGCCTGCGCCTCGGCCGTCGCGTGGGCGCCGCGCCTGCCGGACCTCGAGCCGACCACCGTGGTGTGGCTGGAGCGGGCGGAAGCCGTCGCCCTCGTCGCCGCGCTGCCCGTCGCCGCGTACGTCGTCGGGGTGTTTGACCTGGTGCGGGGTTTCTAG